AGTAACATGCTTTTTATGAAGGAAAGCAAAGTCATCATATTTTTCAAGCCGTTCCGGTTCCCCATGGCAGGTGACACAAAATTCCTTAGGGACTTCACCTTCACCTTTTATGACCTCAAGATGACACTTTTGACAAACAACCCCTTTACCAGCAAAATCCTGATGGTTGTATGTAATTTCCTCAAATTCTATATCCTGCTTAGGTATTTCGTGACAAATAACACATTTGGCTTGTGTATTCCATAATTCAGGATTCTTCTCCAGCCCATTAAAATGGCAAGTAAAACAGGTTGTTTCTGTAACTGAGATATGAGAGCCCTGCACAATTTGTGAATGGCAGGATGTGCATCTAAGTTTTATTCCGCCTCTCATCTGTGTTAGATGTGGCGTATGATCAAACACTATTCCTTTCTTAAACAAAACCTTACCTCTTAATAATCTAGTAGCATGACATCCTGTCCGTAGGCATGATGCATCCTCGATTTCTGCGTAAGGTTTAGTGCTGTATGTGCCAGTCAGAAATTTTGCAACTTGGCTTACGGCTTGAAATTTTCCTTTAATCTCTTCCCTGAATCCGGGAGGATAATGACAATCTACACAAGGCACTGCTTTATGCTGAGATTTCTTCCACATATCATAATAAGGCTTCATTATATGACAGGATTTACAAAAACTAGGGCTCATACTATATTCAAGAAAAGCAAATGAGAATATTAGAAATGCAACAAATACAATTGCTATGGCATAATAAAATCTTCTCCCAATATGAAGCACATCATCTTTGCCAACAGGAAAATGTATCCCAATAAAATCTAATGCTCTTCTCCACCATTTTGCAGATTTTACTGTTGATGTTTTAAGGATTTCGTATCTATTTATCTGATGTTTTATTGCTGATACAAATTTATTCAAATTTATTGGTTTTGCGAAATAATCTGCTGCGCCTGATGAAATGATTTCACTCGCAGAATTTTCTACTACACCTGAAGCTACGATTATCACTCTTGAAAAGGGACTTAACTTTAAAACTTCACGCAATACTTCCATACTGTTTCTATCAGGAATGTTATAATCAAGAATAATAACGGCAGGTGTTTCAACTGCTACCTTTTTCAGTGCTTCATTTGCTTTCTGGAAAGTATCAAATTCAATTCCTTCACCTTCTAACCTTGTAGCAACACTCTTTAAAAACGCTTCATCTGAATCAACAATGTAAACCTTCTTCATCTTCATCTCCTAGACTTTTTCTCATTCTCATACACATTAAACTTCTTCCAATATACATGTTTTGAAAGAAAGATGTCAATAAACAGCTTTCCTTAGAATAGTTTGCAATTATTATGCCAACCAACAAAGAAAATCTTTTTTTCATCAACTATTTGAAATAAAAGGATATTTTAGTGATTTTAAAAAAATGGGGAAAAATATAAACTCTAAGTATGAGACATTATGTCAAATTAGAAAGGACATTTAAAGATAATAAAGAGAGTTATTTGCTACAAATGATTAGGTTGATAA
This genomic interval from Candidatus Schekmanbacteria bacterium contains the following:
- a CDS encoding response regulator, coding for MKMKKVYIVDSDEAFLKSVATRLEGEGIEFDTFQKANEALKKVAVETPAVIILDYNIPDRNSMEVLREVLKLSPFSRVIIVASGVVENSASEIISSGAADYFAKPINLNKFVSAIKHQINRYEILKTSTVKSAKWWRRALDFIGIHFPVGKDDVLHIGRRFYYAIAIVFVAFLIFSFAFLEYSMSPSFCKSCHIMKPYYDMWKKSQHKAVPCVDCHYPPGFREEIKGKFQAVSQVAKFLTGTYSTKPYAEIEDASCLRTGCHATRLLRGKVLFKKGIVFDHTPHLTQMRGGIKLRCTSCHSQIVQGSHISVTETTCFTCHFNGLEKNPELWNTQAKCVICHEIPKQDIEFEEITYNHQDFAGKGVVCQKCHLEVIKGEGEVPKEFCVTCHGEPERLEKYDDFAFLHKKHVTDKKVECTRCHTEIKHNVKTTVKPLDYSCDICHQKKHNGQKKLYMGVGGRGVENMPSPMFIAQVDCIGCHVERKNPNAKNGLEFRGITLEPSENGCIYCHGEDYRGMLAEWKDSVNSELKEVKRNLNQLRPYIKRSSSRAKQLFEDAEYNAEFIEFSKGVHNVDYALALLDKSKEYLNEVKKMIF